ATTGTAGACATAAAGCCTGAATCCGAGATTTTTACCCTGTGCATATTCTATTTGTGAGTCAAGGAAATTGAAATTCTGATTATAAATCTCTTCTTTCAAGCTTCCCTCCCACAGTAGAGCATTGAGAGTTGATACTGCCGGGTTATATGATACCCCGGCCGGTTCATAGGGTGAGATGGAAAAGTAAAACCCCATGGCTGATAGCAGTATTGCTCCAGCAATGAGAGCCTCAAGAGTATAGGTGAAGCCATCTGAATTCATATATATACTCTTTATAGTCACTGTTTAAAAAGCTAAGCCATAAATGAAAAGACCTGCATCTCCACTTATGTTATCTATTTGTTTTGCGTATGTTAACCTAATGGTTAAAATTGGTCCCTATGGTTTCACAGAAAATTTTCAAAGCTCTTGGCAGTAAGACCCGACTGGACATTCTAAAAATTTTGTCTAAGGAAGAGATGCACCTCAGTGGCATTGCCAGGAAGATAGGTATTTCAAAGCCAGCCATATCAAAGCATCTTAACATACTGGAAAGTGTTGGACTGATAGAACGCAAAACCTTCGGGAATACCCATGTTTTTAACTCGAATTTTTCAAATCTTTACACTTCTTTTGAATATTTCAAAGAGTCTTTAGAGCTGGATATTTCCAGAGGAAAATCAGTGCTGGATGTTTTGAAGAATATATCAGGAGTAGAGGTAAAAAAAATGGGCGAAAAAGAATTCATCACCTCTATTGATGGCGAGCATGGGTATTATCTATATGAGGTAGACGGCAGGGTGCCTGATGTACCTATTGGCGAGTATATTCTGGAGAAGGATTCAAAAGTAAAAATAAAAAAGTTGCTGCCTGTATCCAAAAAGGAGATAGATATACAAATCAAATAGAATTTTTTCTTTCTTAACTGTAGATATTAGCCTGCTGGCTAACATTTGTTATACAAATCCCAAGTAATATAAAGCTTAAGAGAAAAATAAAGTAAGAAGGGATGTAAGATGAATGAGGAGGAGCTTGACGAATTTGTGGAAAAACTACAGGAACTTGCCAAGAAAATGGACAGAAATTGCACCCAATGCAAAGCCTTTATAACAGATTTCAGGCACTGGATGGGTGAAGTGGAGAGCCTGCAGATAAAGATGAGCAATCTGGCTGAACACTATGACAATAAAGCTATATTGAGAAATAAAAGGATGAATTTCGAAAAAAGGGAATTTGAGGCAATTGACAACCTGGACCAGATTATTGAAGATTTTGAGGAGCATCTGGATGAGCATGCAGGTTCTTAGTTATGGTAAAGCTCTGCAATTTTATTTTCATAGTGTTCTATTCTGTCAGTCAGATTTATTTCTATACCTGTAAGCCCCATATATCTGGTAAGGAGAATCTTCTCCTTATGAAGACAATCTAACAGCTCTCTGTACATATCAACGGCCTTCTCAGGCATGTTATTTTTCTCGAAGAGATGAGCTGCCTGGCGAAAGCAGTTTTTTGCCTGATTTATCATCCTTTTCATCTTGGCACCAGCATTTTCCTCGCAGGCATTGAGGTATGCTGTTTTATAGGCGTCTCCGGCAAGCTGGAAGGATGCGGCAGCATCGATTTCTTCTTTATTTTCCATGGCCTTTTTAGCCTCTCCATCAAAACCTTCTGCCAGCTCTATGATTCCATGGCAGCCTTTCCTGGCAACGCTGTCCAGTTCCTGATAGCCTTCTTCCAGCTTCTTTTTTATGTCTGTCAAGGATTATCCTCCTTATCCGTAAGGAATATAATTAAGCAGCTTTAAATATCTGGTTTTTGTTGCCAGTTGTTAACCCACGGGTTAACCCTGCTCAGACAATGTCAGAATTTTCTTTGTATATGCGTGTTCTGGCCTTTGTAATATCTCTTTTACCTCCCCGAGTTCCACCATTTCACCATCTTTTATCACACCTATCCTGCTGGCCATGTGGGCCACCACTTCAGGGTCATGTGAGATAAAAAGATAGGAAATCCCTTTCTTCTTCTGAAGGTCTTTCATAAGCCTTAATATCTGGGCCTGGATTGAAACGTCCAGCATGGAAGTGGGTTCGTCAGCCACAATAAATTCTGGTTCAAGAGCTAAAACCCTGGCAATAACCACCCTCTGTATCTGTCCTCCTGAAAGCTGGTTCGGGTAGCGTTTGAGGAGTTCTTCCTGGAGGCTGACAGTTTCCAGCAGCTCTCTTATCTTTGCCTTTTCCTCACTTTTTGTTCTGGTAATTTTGTGTATTCTCAAAGGTTCCGCCATGGAGTCATATAACCTCATCCTGGGGTTGAGAGCTGATTCAGGGTGCTGGAAGATTATCTGAATCTTCCGTCTGAATTTTATGAGTTCCTTCTTCTTCAAAGCCGTAATCTCTACTCCATTGAAATATATCTTCCCGCTAGTGGGTTCTATGAGCCTAAGAATGAGTCTGCCCAGAGTGGATTTTCCACTGCCACTTTCACCTAAAAGGCCCAGGGTATCGCCTTTTTTTATTTTAAAACTCACACCCCTTAAAGCCTCTATATACTTCTTTTTTAAAAGACCAGAAGAAAAGGTCTTGCTCAAGTTCTCAACTTCAAGCATGAAAGCACCTCCAGAAGCGCCCGCCGGCTGTTTTAAATCCTGGATGTTCATTTCTACATTTTATTGATACTGTCTGGCATCTCGGATGGAATCTGCAGCCTTTGGGCAGAGATATCAGGCTGGGGCTTGCACCTTCAATGGGTATGAAACCCTTTTCCGGGAGGGAACGGACAAGACCCCAAGTATATGGGTGTCTGGGACTTTCAAGAATCTCTTCTCTATTTCCATATTCAATTATTTCTCCGGCATACATCACAGCGATTTTATTACATATTCTGGCGGCTTTTAGGTCATGGGTTATTAAAAGCAAGGAAGTTTTAGAGGAAATTTTTCCCAGAAGTTTTATTGTCCGGGCTTTTAACGGGGCGTCCAGCCCTTTTGCAGGTTCGTCGGCTATTAACAACTCAGGGCACCCTGCCATGCCCATGGAAAACAGCACCCTCTGTTTCGTACCCCCTGAGAGCTGGTAGGGATACTGGTTTATTAACTTTTCTGGTTCAGAGAGCTTAACGGATTTAAAGAGTTCCAGCACCCTTTCTCCTGCCCTTTTATTTTTAAGGTTCATGGAGTTTATTACCGCCTCTTTTACCTGCTGGCCCACCTTCATGACAGGATTTAACGATGTCCCGGGGTTCTGGGGGATGTAGGCAATCCTCCTGCCACGGATTTTTCTCATTTCCTCTGGATTCTTTTCCAACAGGTTTTCACCCTTAAAAAATATTCTCCCTTTTACCCTGGCACTTTCTGGCAGAAGACCCATGATTGAAAGGCCCAGCACTGATTTACCGCCGCCTGTTTCACCTATGACTGCAAGTTTTTCACCATCTTCTACCTCAAGGTCCACCCGGTTAACTGCTTTGACATCACCTTCTCTGGTATAGAAGGTAGTTTTTAAATTTTCAATTTTAAGGAGTGTCAATTTTCCGCCTCCTTATGGTTTTTGTAGTGTCCAGGGTTTCTCTTAACCTTTCTCCCAGGCTATTAAAGAGCATTACAGTGATTAAAATCATAAGCCCTGGAAATAATGACATCCACCAGGCCGTCATGATATAAACCCTGCCGTTATTTAGCATAGTGCCCCACTCAGGTGTTGGAGGCTGAATCCCCAGGCCTAAAAAGCCCAGAGCTGCTACGGAGAGTATTACATGACCTGCGTGAAGAGCCCCAAGGGCTATGACAGGGGAGAGCACATTTTTCAGGATATGGTGCG
The sequence above is drawn from the archaeon BMS3Bbin15 genome and encodes:
- the sdpR gene encoding transcriptional repressor SdpR, which gives rise to MVSQKIFKALGSKTRLDILKILSKEEMHLSGIARKIGISKPAISKHLNILESVGLIERKTFGNTHVFNSNFSNLYTSFEYFKESLELDISRGKSVLDVLKNISGVEVKKMGEKEFITSIDGEHGYYLYEVDGRVPDVPIGEYILEKDSKVKIKKLLPVSKKEIDIQIK
- the oppF gene encoding oligopeptide transport ATP-binding protein OppF produces the protein MLEVENLSKTFSSGLLKKKYIEALRGVSFKIKKGDTLGLLGESGSGKSTLGRLILRLIEPTSGKIYFNGVEITALKKKELIKFRRKIQIIFQHPESALNPRMRLYDSMAEPLRIHKITRTKSEEKAKIRELLETVSLQEELLKRYPNQLSGGQIQRVVIARVLALEPEFIVADEPTSMLDVSIQAQILRLMKDLQKKKGISYLFISHDPEVVAHMASRIGVIKDGEMVELGEVKEILQRPEHAYTKKILTLSEQG
- the oppD gene encoding oligopeptide transport ATP-binding protein OppD, whose protein sequence is MTLLKIENLKTTFYTREGDVKAVNRVDLEVEDGEKLAVIGETGGGKSVLGLSIMGLLPESARVKGRIFFKGENLLEKNPEEMRKIRGRRIAYIPQNPGTSLNPVMKVGQQVKEAVINSMNLKNKRAGERVLELFKSVKLSEPEKLINQYPYQLSGGTKQRVLFSMGMAGCPELLIADEPAKGLDAPLKARTIKLLGKISSKTSLLLITHDLKAARICNKIAVMYAGEIIEYGNREEILESPRHPYTWGLVRSLPEKGFIPIEGASPSLISLPKGCRFHPRCQTVSIKCRNEHPGFKTAGGRFWRCFHA